A single region of the Latilactobacillus curvatus JCM 1096 = DSM 20019 genome encodes:
- the scrK gene encoding fructokinase ScrK has product MLLGSIEAGGTKFVCAVGNDDYQVKDKIQIPTTTPAETLGKVVDYFKRFEIDALGIATFGPIEVRTTSPKYGYITSTPKPGWKDTDFLGFLKKSIDVPMSWTTDVNGSAYGEFTMATLFNEKINSLVYYTIGTGVGAGAVINGQLVGGIGHPEMGHVLLKRHPDDLGFKGICPFHGDCLEGLVAGPTFEARTGKKGAEVPLTDQTWDVLAYYIAQAALQTTLTLRPNKIVFGGGVTNSVLLEKVRTEFAKLLNDYVQVPPLDKYLTMPSVPNNGSANVGNFALAAKLLVG; this is encoded by the coding sequence ATGTTATTAGGTAGTATTGAAGCAGGCGGGACTAAATTTGTTTGTGCCGTTGGTAACGACGATTATCAAGTGAAGGATAAGATTCAAATTCCAACGACAACCCCAGCCGAAACGTTAGGTAAAGTGGTCGACTATTTCAAGCGGTTTGAAATTGATGCTTTAGGGATTGCTACGTTTGGCCCAATCGAAGTTCGTACGACTTCACCTAAGTATGGGTATATCACTTCAACACCTAAACCGGGCTGGAAGGATACTGATTTCTTAGGTTTCCTCAAAAAATCAATTGATGTGCCAATGTCATGGACCACGGATGTGAATGGTTCAGCTTATGGCGAATTCACAATGGCGACCCTCTTCAACGAAAAAATTAATTCACTTGTTTATTATACAATCGGGACTGGTGTTGGTGCTGGGGCAGTTATTAACGGTCAACTCGTGGGGGGGATCGGTCATCCAGAGATGGGGCATGTTCTTTTGAAACGTCATCCTGACGATTTAGGATTTAAAGGGATTTGTCCGTTTCATGGTGACTGTTTAGAGGGATTAGTTGCGGGGCCAACATTTGAAGCCCGGACTGGTAAAAAAGGGGCAGAAGTGCCTTTAACTGATCAGACTTGGGATGTTTTAGCCTATTATATCGCACAAGCTGCGCTTCAAACGACGCTTACACTACGGCCAAACAAGATTGTCTTTGGGGGCGGTGTTACCAATTCGGTGTTGTTAGAAAAAGTACGGACAGAATTCGCTAAATTATTAAATGATTATGTTCAGGTACCGCCACTCGATAAATATCTAACGATGCCTAGTGTTCCGAATAATGGTTCAGCAAATGTCGGCAACTTTGCGCTAGCTGCTAAATTATTGGTTGGTTAA
- a CDS encoding GH32 C-terminal domain-containing protein: protein MTPVREVAQLRETCLLDTTGTNNFQAPTKSIEYLGNFASQQNVGLKVIDVSNQVLIDLQYDAQAKTVALQKYNDDQPRIATVEVTNQFDIHCLIDTSSIEIFVNNGEACFSERIYSENDIRIETDSVSEKDTVRIYQLGGMM from the coding sequence ATGACCCCAGTGAGAGAAGTGGCGCAGTTGCGCGAAACATGCTTGTTAGACACGACGGGTACTAACAATTTTCAAGCACCAACTAAGAGCATCGAATATCTAGGCAATTTTGCAAGTCAGCAGAATGTCGGCTTGAAAGTCATCGATGTCAGCAATCAAGTTTTAATCGACTTACAATATGATGCACAAGCTAAAACAGTCGCGTTACAAAAGTATAATGATGATCAACCACGGATTGCGACGGTTGAAGTGACGAATCAATTTGATATTCATTGCTTAATCGATACCAGTTCGATTGAAATTTTTGTTAATAATGGTGAAGCTTGCTTCTCAGAACGAATTTATAGTGAAAATGATATCCGTATCGAGACAGATAGTGTATCAGAAAAAGACACCGTTAGAATTTATCAACTTGGAGGAATGATGTAA